A genomic window from Pseudonocardia broussonetiae includes:
- a CDS encoding Dabb family protein, which yields MLLHCLTLRFTDSATAAEIEAFRAALAALPGQLPFPIRTRQGRDLGERPTNADYAVVTEFADAEDFREYLRHPAHLAVPRGHVESVHSVQFVVEGGADA from the coding sequence ATGCTGCTGCACTGCCTCACGCTGAGGTTCACCGACTCCGCGACCGCCGCCGAGATCGAGGCGTTCCGCGCGGCGCTCGCGGCACTGCCCGGCCAGCTCCCGTTCCCGATCCGCACCCGGCAGGGGCGCGACCTGGGGGAGCGGCCGACGAACGCCGACTACGCGGTCGTCACGGAGTTCGCGGACGCCGAGGACTTCCGGGAGTACCTGCGGCACCCCGCTCACCTGGCCGTGCCGCGCGGCCACGTCGAGTCGGTGCACAGCGTGCAGTTCGTGGTGGAGGGCGGTGCGGACGCCTGA
- a CDS encoding LLM class flavin-dependent oxidoreductase, whose protein sequence is MKLGCSFATSLETPEHIRIAEQLGYERALCYDSPALYPDVWMVLDRAARLTERIVLGPGVLIPSLRHPMVTASAITTLVDAAGPDRVLVGVGSGFTGRLAMGRPPVPWAEVEHYTRVVQALLRGEQVEWEGAVIQLIQPDERFGPALPVSVPWAVAGEGPKGTRVARDLGADLFRITVPEPDFGRQTMMVIGTVLDDGEDPGSERVLDAAGHAAALYLHWAVEHGVIDELLGEGGHVWAAAYDGVPENVRHIALHDRHVVGVNDIDRPFVTREVMVGSGVALTRDQWRDRLAELEKGGCEHVHFQPAGRDIPRELEAFAAAYHR, encoded by the coding sequence ATGAAGCTGGGATGCTCGTTCGCCACGTCCCTGGAGACCCCCGAGCACATCCGCATCGCGGAGCAGCTCGGCTACGAGAGGGCGCTCTGCTACGACTCGCCCGCGCTCTACCCCGACGTCTGGATGGTGCTGGACCGGGCCGCGCGGCTGACCGAGCGGATCGTGCTCGGCCCCGGCGTCCTGATCCCGAGCCTGCGCCACCCGATGGTCACGGCCTCGGCCATCACCACCCTCGTCGACGCCGCCGGCCCGGACCGCGTGCTCGTGGGCGTCGGCAGCGGCTTCACCGGGCGCCTCGCCATGGGCCGGCCGCCCGTGCCGTGGGCGGAGGTCGAGCACTACACGCGGGTCGTGCAGGCCCTCCTGCGCGGCGAGCAGGTGGAGTGGGAGGGCGCGGTCATCCAGCTCATCCAGCCCGACGAGCGGTTCGGCCCGGCCCTGCCGGTCTCGGTGCCGTGGGCCGTCGCCGGTGAGGGCCCCAAGGGCACCCGCGTCGCGAGGGACCTCGGGGCGGACCTGTTCCGGATCACCGTCCCCGAACCGGACTTCGGCCGGCAGACGATGATGGTCATCGGCACCGTGCTCGACGACGGGGAGGACCCGGGATCCGAACGGGTGCTCGACGCGGCGGGTCACGCCGCCGCGCTCTACCTGCACTGGGCCGTCGAGCACGGCGTGATCGACGAGCTGCTCGGCGAGGGCGGGCACGTCTGGGCCGCGGCGTACGACGGCGTCCCCGAGAACGTCCGGCACATCGCCCTGCACGACCGCCACGTGGTCGGCGTCAACGACATCGACCGGCCCTTCGTCACCCGCGAGGTGATGGTCGGCTCCGGCGTCGCGCTCACCCGTGACCAGTGGCGGGACCGCCTCGCCGAGCTGGAGAAGGGCGGGTGCGAGCACGTCCACTTCCAGCCCGCCGGGCGCGACATCCCCCGCGAGCTCGAGGCGTTCGCCGCCGCCTACCACCGCTGA
- a CDS encoding SMP-30/gluconolactonase/LRE family protein: protein MTQHTPTGFASGHRFLESLRWHDARLWASDFFSGKVLTFDADGHATTVTEVPGAPSGLGFLPDGSTLVVSQADATVQRIGADGALSTYADFSDIAGGPGNDLLVTAAGHAYVGNFGFAVGTEDPRPTALAHIDPEGKVHRVEGDVLFPNGMALAPGGVLLLAETFLHRITAFDVAADGSLSRPRAWAQLADGFMPDGIALDDEGGVWFGNALTTGDDAGFYRVVEGGELTDKVPVTGAQAISCAFGDDDLGTLYMACNATTLEDFVQGRSTAVVTTARVGRTGSPAA from the coding sequence ATGACGCAGCACACCCCGACCGGGTTCGCCTCCGGCCACCGGTTCCTCGAGTCCCTGCGCTGGCACGACGCCAGGCTCTGGGCCAGCGACTTCTTCAGCGGCAAGGTGCTGACCTTCGACGCGGACGGGCACGCCACGACCGTCACCGAGGTCCCGGGGGCGCCCTCGGGCCTCGGCTTCCTGCCCGACGGGTCGACGCTCGTGGTCTCGCAGGCCGACGCCACCGTGCAGCGGATCGGCGCCGACGGCGCCCTCAGCACCTACGCCGACTTCAGCGACATCGCCGGCGGCCCCGGCAACGACCTCCTCGTCACCGCCGCCGGGCACGCCTACGTCGGCAACTTCGGCTTCGCCGTCGGCACCGAGGACCCCCGGCCCACGGCGCTCGCGCACATCGACCCCGAGGGGAAGGTCCACCGCGTCGAGGGCGACGTCCTCTTCCCGAACGGCATGGCGCTCGCGCCCGGCGGGGTCCTGCTGCTGGCCGAGACGTTCCTGCACCGGATCACCGCCTTCGACGTCGCGGCCGACGGGTCGCTGTCGCGCCCGCGCGCCTGGGCCCAGCTCGCGGACGGCTTCATGCCCGACGGCATCGCGCTGGACGACGAGGGCGGCGTGTGGTTCGGCAACGCGCTCACCACGGGCGACGACGCCGGCTTCTACCGCGTCGTCGAGGGCGGCGAGCTCACCGACAAGGTCCCCGTCACCGGCGCGCAGGCGATCTCCTGCGCGTTCGGCGACGACGACCTCGGCACGCTCTACATGGCCTGCAACGCCACCACGCTGGAGGACTTCGTCCAGGGGCGGTCGACGGCCGTCGTCACCACCGCCCGGGTGGGGCGCACGGGCTCGCCCGCCGCCTGA
- a CDS encoding enoyl-CoA hydratase-related protein has protein sequence MDDLQLIEWHEDGPIATAWLDRPPVNATDHQLYSEIRTFFRTLPDRLTTARVVVLAGRGKHFCAGNDLAEFQTLDPDNAPERLQLAREAFWAIYDSPYPVIAAVHGVAVGSGLAIAASCDLVVAAEGARFATPEVNVGVLGGAKHLSRLVPQGMVRLMHYTGDLYPAEQLLPYGGIVEIVPPEQLLDAAQELARSIARHSPVTLRLAKRSLNGIEYADLKSGYEFEQGLTRELSGHADSKEAVNAFLDRRTPVYTGR, from the coding sequence ATGGACGACCTGCAGCTCATCGAGTGGCACGAGGACGGCCCGATCGCCACCGCGTGGCTGGACCGGCCCCCGGTCAACGCCACCGACCACCAGCTCTACAGCGAGATCCGCACGTTCTTCCGCACCCTGCCCGACCGGCTCACCACGGCCCGGGTCGTCGTGCTCGCGGGGCGGGGCAAGCACTTCTGCGCGGGCAACGACCTCGCCGAGTTCCAGACGCTCGACCCGGACAACGCGCCGGAGCGGCTGCAGCTGGCCCGGGAGGCGTTCTGGGCGATCTACGACTCGCCCTACCCGGTCATCGCCGCGGTCCACGGGGTCGCCGTCGGGTCCGGCCTCGCGATCGCGGCCTCGTGCGACCTCGTCGTCGCCGCGGAGGGCGCCCGGTTCGCCACGCCCGAGGTCAACGTCGGGGTGCTGGGCGGCGCGAAGCACCTCTCCCGGCTGGTGCCCCAGGGGATGGTGCGGCTGATGCACTACACCGGCGACCTCTACCCCGCCGAGCAGCTCCTGCCCTACGGCGGGATCGTCGAGATCGTCCCGCCCGAGCAGCTGCTCGACGCGGCGCAGGAGCTGGCGCGGTCCATCGCCCGCCACAGCCCGGTCACGCTGCGCCTGGCCAAGCGCAGCCTCAACGGCATCGAGTACGCCGACCTCAAGTCCGGCTACGAGTTCGAGCAGGGCCTGACCCGCGAGCTGTCGGGCCACGCGGACTCGAAGGAGGCCGTCAACGCCTTCCTCGACCGCCGCACCCCCGTCTACACGGGACGGTGA
- a CDS encoding carboxyltransferase domain-containing protein, producing the protein MPAIVGRTELDAGRPHVTYRTAGDRALLVEYGLPHPVDLGVNFFVHAIARRVGAHPVRGLLEVAPGLRSLLVHYDPAVIGQAAVITALDELHADVAEPASIVLPSRRLRLPIAFDDTTSREAVNRYRITTRPDAPNVVDGNNIDYMVRYNGLPDRASLYARILESTWWNAFSGFYPGLPSLLPLDPRSELIGPKYNPARTWTPEGAVAIGGPCLVVHPIESSGSYQVLGRTLPISDLAPRRMRAHRVDPILVHPGDRITFYAISEAELVELRRQVFEGRYDYEIEPGQYTASEYFETAAEPAVEAEAARRRAARAAAQELVRIP; encoded by the coding sequence ATGCCGGCCATCGTCGGACGCACCGAGCTGGACGCGGGGCGGCCGCACGTCACGTACCGGACCGCGGGCGACCGCGCCCTGCTGGTCGAGTACGGCCTCCCGCACCCGGTGGACCTCGGCGTGAACTTCTTCGTGCACGCCATCGCCCGCCGCGTCGGGGCCCACCCGGTGCGCGGGCTGCTCGAGGTCGCCCCGGGCCTGCGCTCGCTGCTCGTCCACTACGACCCGGCGGTGATCGGCCAGGCCGCGGTGATCACCGCGCTGGACGAGCTGCACGCGGACGTCGCCGAGCCCGCCTCGATCGTGCTCCCGAGCAGGCGGCTGCGGCTGCCGATCGCCTTCGACGACACCACCTCCCGCGAGGCGGTCAACCGGTACCGCATCACCACCCGCCCGGACGCCCCGAACGTCGTCGACGGGAACAACATCGACTACATGGTCCGCTACAACGGCCTGCCGGACCGCGCCTCGCTGTACGCCCGGATCCTGGAGAGCACCTGGTGGAACGCCTTCAGCGGGTTCTACCCGGGACTCCCGTCGCTGCTCCCCCTCGATCCCCGGTCCGAGCTCATCGGGCCCAAGTACAACCCCGCCCGGACGTGGACGCCCGAGGGTGCCGTCGCGATCGGCGGCCCGTGCCTGGTCGTGCACCCGATCGAGTCGTCGGGTTCCTACCAGGTCCTCGGCCGCACGCTGCCCATCAGCGACCTGGCGCCGCGCCGGATGCGCGCCCACCGCGTCGACCCGATCCTGGTGCACCCCGGCGACCGGATCACCTTCTACGCCATCAGCGAGGCCGAGCTGGTGGAGCTGCGCCGGCAGGTCTTCGAGGGCCGCTACGACTACGAGATCGAGCCCGGCCAGTACACGGCGTCGGAGTACTTCGAGACGGCCGCCGAGCCAGCGGTGGAGGCCGAGGCGGCCCGGCGCCGGGCCGCACGCGCCGCCGCGCAGGAACTGGTGAGGATCCCGTGA
- a CDS encoding acyl-CoA dehydrogenase family protein, with the protein MTQESPEAFRARVRSWLAGTEIPTVPADPDGRFAVLRRWQRTLFDGGWAGLAWSREAGGQALTHAHQLVFDEELVRARAPQPVGLIGLEVVGPSIDRYGTDRQRRELLPRLLSGDDIWCQGFSEPEAGSDLASLRTRAVVDGDDFVVSGQKIWTSWAHEAQWCALLVRTDPAVRKQAGISYLLVDMASPGITTRPIRQMTGDEEFCEVFLDEVRVPRGNLLGGLNDGWAIATHTLGSERSGANLRRRVELEVALDDAVAALRAHGGVGDRARAAVGRAHVAMRVLDAQTRQTAARLVAGVGPTPADSVDKLVLNDVEQTVFAEIAGLLGALRAVPGASPSGLRSGHWAHEHLYSRAASIYGGSAQVQRTIVAQRLLELPRG; encoded by the coding sequence GTGACGCAGGAGTCCCCCGAGGCGTTCCGCGCCCGCGTCCGGTCCTGGCTCGCCGGTACCGAGATCCCCACGGTCCCCGCCGATCCCGACGGCCGGTTCGCCGTGCTGCGGCGGTGGCAGCGGACGCTGTTCGACGGCGGGTGGGCCGGGCTCGCCTGGTCCCGGGAGGCGGGCGGCCAGGCGCTCACCCACGCCCACCAGCTGGTCTTCGACGAGGAGCTCGTCCGCGCGCGGGCCCCGCAGCCCGTCGGCCTGATCGGGCTGGAGGTCGTCGGCCCGTCGATCGACCGCTACGGGACCGACCGGCAGCGCCGGGAGCTGCTCCCGCGGCTCCTGTCGGGCGACGACATCTGGTGCCAGGGCTTCTCCGAGCCCGAGGCCGGGTCCGACCTGGCCTCGCTCCGCACGCGGGCCGTGGTCGACGGCGACGACTTCGTGGTCTCCGGCCAGAAGATCTGGACGAGCTGGGCGCACGAGGCGCAGTGGTGCGCGCTGCTGGTCCGCACCGATCCCGCGGTGCGCAAGCAGGCCGGCATCAGCTACCTGCTCGTCGACATGGCGAGTCCCGGGATCACCACCCGGCCCATCCGGCAGATGACCGGCGACGAGGAGTTCTGCGAGGTCTTCCTCGACGAGGTGCGGGTGCCGCGGGGCAACCTGCTGGGCGGCCTGAACGACGGGTGGGCCATCGCCACGCACACGCTCGGCAGCGAGCGCTCGGGTGCCAACCTGCGCCGCCGCGTCGAGCTGGAGGTCGCCCTCGACGACGCCGTCGCCGCGCTGCGCGCGCACGGCGGGGTCGGCGACCGGGCGCGGGCCGCGGTCGGCCGGGCGCACGTCGCGATGCGCGTCCTCGACGCCCAGACGCGGCAGACCGCGGCCCGGCTCGTCGCCGGCGTCGGGCCGACGCCGGCCGACTCGGTCGACAAGCTCGTCCTCAACGACGTGGAGCAGACCGTCTTCGCCGAGATCGCCGGGCTGCTCGGCGCCCTGCGCGCGGTGCCGGGCGCGAGCCCGTCCGGACTGCGGTCGGGGCACTGGGCGCACGAGCACCTCTACTCCCGCGCCGCGTCCATCTACGGCGGGTCCGCGCAGGTCCAGCGCACCATCGTCGCCCAACGACTCCTGGAGCTCCCCCGTGGCTGA
- a CDS encoding biotin-dependent carboxyltransferase family protein: MTPQASRTATPMFEIVDPGLQTTVQDHPGRLGRQALGFFPSGPVDHLAFRAANLLVGNRLGAAALEIPLGRFQANVLHAGTVAVTGPEAAVTVNGEPVPQWESVAVREGDVIASGVVRGPGYRLYLAAAGGIEVRDAFGSRSTHLVAGIGGLDGRALERADVLDVNVGAEPGRPRRLPVSLRPTYTRSWEVEVIRGPHADPDFLTADDMAHFLTATWRCDLNSDRVAVRLNPHRFRWARETGDVAGGHPSNVLDNSYPLGGILAYGDVLTILGPESNSSGGFAVIATVAQAALWKVGQFRPGKDTVVFREIDLDQAAALHDHVARVLDPRHVDRT; encoded by the coding sequence GTGACGCCCCAGGCCTCCCGGACCGCGACGCCGATGTTCGAGATCGTCGACCCCGGCCTCCAGACGACCGTGCAGGACCACCCCGGCCGCCTCGGGCGGCAGGCGCTGGGGTTCTTCCCCTCCGGCCCGGTCGACCACCTGGCGTTCCGGGCCGCCAACCTGCTGGTCGGCAACCGGTTGGGCGCGGCGGCGCTGGAGATCCCGCTCGGGCGCTTCCAGGCCAACGTCCTGCACGCCGGCACCGTCGCGGTGACCGGCCCCGAGGCGGCCGTGACCGTCAACGGCGAGCCCGTCCCGCAGTGGGAGTCCGTCGCGGTCCGGGAGGGCGACGTCATCGCGAGCGGGGTGGTCCGCGGACCCGGCTACCGGCTCTACCTCGCCGCCGCCGGCGGCATCGAGGTCCGTGACGCGTTCGGGTCCCGCTCGACCCACCTCGTCGCCGGTATCGGCGGGCTCGACGGCCGGGCGCTCGAACGCGCGGACGTCCTCGACGTGAACGTCGGCGCCGAACCCGGCCGTCCCCGGCGGCTCCCCGTCTCGCTGCGCCCCACCTACACGCGCAGCTGGGAGGTCGAGGTCATCCGCGGGCCGCACGCCGACCCCGACTTCCTCACCGCCGACGACATGGCGCACTTCCTCACCGCGACCTGGCGCTGCGACCTCAACTCCGACCGCGTGGCGGTCCGGCTCAACCCGCACCGGTTCCGGTGGGCCCGCGAGACGGGTGACGTCGCCGGCGGCCACCCGTCGAACGTCCTGGACAACAGCTACCCGCTGGGCGGGATCCTCGCCTACGGCGACGTGCTGACGATCCTGGGACCGGAGAGCAACTCCTCGGGCGGGTTCGCCGTGATCGCGACCGTGGCCCAGGCGGCGCTGTGGAAGGTCGGGCAGTTCCGCCCGGGCAAGGACACGGTCGTGTTCCGCGAGATCGACCTGGACCAAGCCGCGGCCCTGCACGACCACGTCGCCCGCGTCCTCGACCCGAGGCACGTCGACCGGACGTGA
- a CDS encoding acyl-CoA dehydrogenase family protein, whose translation MAEQHEYATAVDDYLTRAYDGDRRRALLDHGGWDPGLAAEAADLGWYALAVPEDRGGLGASLSDLGAVFEQYGRHLVIGPQLENSLLPALVEGVEADGKGVPAALVDPGAGDGSGDLGTVALTGERLTGSVGAVRFAAQADRFVVLAGEAVCLVDAVAPGVHVEALDSADPATAFARVELDAVVPDRVLTGDGRVPALSAWARLLLACELSGLARGALERTVEHVGQREQFGRPIGSFQAVQHIAADMHARSTGLHNLCLAAVADAAGASPAELDLLAWTAKAHAAEAAVAVCEDAIQLHGGMGFTTESDVSWYYRRALALRGWYGDEVELRQRVGAALLDGGRRT comes from the coding sequence GTGGCTGAGCAGCACGAGTACGCCACCGCGGTGGACGACTACCTCACCCGCGCCTACGACGGCGACCGCCGCCGCGCGCTGCTCGACCACGGCGGCTGGGACCCGGGCCTCGCCGCCGAGGCGGCCGACCTGGGCTGGTACGCGCTCGCCGTGCCGGAGGACCGGGGCGGCCTCGGGGCGTCGCTGTCGGACCTCGGTGCGGTCTTCGAGCAGTACGGGCGGCACCTGGTGATCGGCCCGCAGCTGGAGAACAGCCTGCTCCCGGCCCTGGTGGAGGGCGTCGAGGCGGACGGGAAAGGGGTGCCGGCCGCGCTGGTCGACCCCGGTGCAGGTGACGGCTCGGGTGACCTCGGGACCGTCGCGCTGACCGGGGAGCGGCTCACCGGCAGCGTCGGCGCCGTCCGGTTCGCGGCGCAGGCGGACCGGTTCGTGGTGCTGGCCGGGGAGGCGGTCTGCCTGGTCGACGCGGTCGCACCGGGGGTGCACGTCGAGGCCCTCGACAGCGCCGACCCGGCGACGGCGTTCGCCCGCGTCGAGCTCGACGCGGTCGTCCCCGACCGGGTCCTCACCGGCGACGGGCGCGTCCCCGCATTGAGCGCCTGGGCCCGGCTGCTGCTCGCGTGCGAGCTCAGCGGTCTGGCCCGGGGCGCCCTGGAGCGCACCGTCGAGCACGTCGGGCAGCGCGAGCAGTTCGGCCGCCCCATCGGCAGCTTCCAGGCCGTGCAGCACATCGCCGCCGATATGCACGCGCGGTCGACGGGGCTGCACAACCTGTGCCTGGCCGCCGTCGCCGACGCCGCCGGGGCGTCGCCCGCCGAGCTGGACCTCCTCGCCTGGACCGCCAAGGCGCACGCCGCCGAGGCCGCGGTCGCGGTGTGCGAGGACGCGATCCAGCTGCACGGCGGCATGGGCTTCACCACCGAGAGCGACGTGAGCTGGTACTACCGGCGCGCCCTGGCGCTGCGCGGCTGGTACGGCGACGAGGTCGAGCTCCGGCAGCGGGTCGGGGCAGCCCTCCTGGACGGCGGGAGGCGGACGTGA
- a CDS encoding AMP-binding protein: MKATMPDDGRTRRNTAAGYWTDDLVDDHLAAAAGRTPAAVAVVDRGRHWTYAELDGAVNRFASALRGRGVGPGDVVSWLLPNRAEAIVVHLAAIRLGAVSNPIIPIYRHRETAFILAQAASTVVVVPRLFRGFDYPAMVDEIRAEVPALRTVVVVGAGPDEGRLRFEDLLEEGRAEGVDAPRTAADIALLLYTSGTTSAPKGVLHSHWTLEHENRSMIEFFGLTAADVVFMPSPVGHIIGVLYGMQLPFMLGSTVVLLDVWEPGRALDLIQEHRCSFVVAATPFLHGLVHHPSLPERDVSSLRVFACGGADVPPELVRAATTALGCTVSRGYGSTEHPTATSSNASDPVEKRAQTDGRTIGAAEVRLSPDGELEVRGPELFLGYLDDALNADAFTGDGWFRTGDLARIDADGYVQIVGRKKDIIIRGGENISAREIEDQLFEHPAVADVAVVSSPDPVLGERVCAVVVPAAGETVTLPAIVAWLTERRTTRQKLPERLILLDELPRNPSGKVQKFRLRELARASLTPTEVTR, translated from the coding sequence GTGAAGGCGACGATGCCCGACGACGGGCGCACGCGTCGGAACACCGCGGCGGGGTACTGGACCGACGACCTCGTCGACGACCACCTGGCCGCGGCCGCCGGGCGCACACCGGCGGCCGTCGCGGTCGTCGACCGGGGCAGGCACTGGACCTACGCCGAGCTCGACGGCGCCGTGAACCGCTTCGCCTCGGCCCTGCGCGGGCGCGGCGTCGGGCCCGGCGACGTCGTGTCGTGGCTGCTCCCGAACCGGGCCGAGGCGATCGTCGTCCACCTCGCCGCCATCCGGCTCGGCGCCGTCAGCAACCCGATCATCCCGATCTACCGGCACCGCGAGACGGCGTTCATCCTCGCGCAGGCGGCATCGACGGTCGTCGTCGTCCCGCGGCTGTTCCGGGGGTTCGACTACCCCGCCATGGTCGACGAGATCCGGGCGGAGGTGCCGGCCCTGCGGACCGTCGTGGTCGTCGGCGCCGGCCCCGACGAGGGCCGGCTGCGCTTCGAGGACCTCCTCGAGGAGGGCCGCGCCGAGGGGGTCGACGCCCCGCGCACGGCCGCCGACATCGCGCTGCTGCTCTACACCTCCGGCACCACCTCCGCGCCGAAGGGCGTGCTGCACAGCCACTGGACCCTGGAGCACGAGAACCGCAGCATGATCGAGTTCTTCGGGCTCACCGCGGCCGACGTCGTGTTCATGCCCTCGCCGGTCGGCCACATCATCGGCGTCCTCTACGGCATGCAGCTCCCGTTCATGCTGGGCAGCACCGTCGTCCTGCTCGACGTCTGGGAGCCCGGGCGCGCGCTGGACCTCATCCAGGAGCACCGCTGCAGCTTCGTGGTAGCGGCGACGCCGTTCCTGCACGGGCTCGTCCACCACCCGTCGCTGCCCGAGCGCGACGTGAGCTCGCTGCGCGTGTTCGCCTGCGGCGGCGCCGACGTCCCGCCGGAGCTGGTCCGGGCGGCGACCACCGCGCTGGGGTGCACGGTCAGCCGGGGCTACGGCTCCACCGAGCACCCCACCGCGACGAGCAGCAACGCATCGGACCCCGTGGAGAAGCGCGCGCAGACCGACGGGCGCACCATCGGCGCGGCCGAGGTGCGGCTCTCGCCCGACGGCGAGCTCGAGGTGCGCGGGCCGGAGCTGTTCCTGGGCTACCTCGACGACGCGCTCAACGCCGACGCCTTCACCGGCGACGGCTGGTTCCGCACCGGCGACCTCGCCCGCATCGACGCCGACGGCTACGTGCAGATCGTCGGCCGGAAGAAGGACATCATCATCCGCGGCGGCGAGAACATCAGCGCCCGGGAGATCGAGGACCAACTCTTCGAGCACCCCGCGGTCGCGGACGTCGCCGTCGTGTCCTCGCCCGACCCGGTGCTGGGCGAGCGGGTCTGCGCGGTCGTCGTCCCCGCCGCCGGGGAGACCGTGACGCTGCCCGCGATCGTCGCCTGGCTGACGGAGCGGCGGACGACCCGCCAGAAGCTCCCCGAGCGCCTGATCCTGCTCGACGAGCTCCCCCGCAACCCCAGCGGCAAGGTCCAGAAGTTCCGGCTCCGCGAGCTCGCGCGAGCCTCCCTCACCCCCACGGAAGTGACGCGATGA
- a CDS encoding PucR family transcriptional regulator: protein MSLTVRNLLDRAELQLRAIAGSPAALRGELAWALISELPDPSPYIDGGDLVLTTGSRLSQGQAARRQYVGRLKDAGAVALGFGVSAFYPEVPDDLAAAAQEADLPLLYVPAATGFSVIGRLVSDYLSDERQKELTFAVSAQRDLSRASLSPYAARAIVERLAKAVQGWALLLDHDGALRAGVPAGRTHLARVRIDLPRLRERGGASSVSMSVAGESVVLLPLTVRSSIRGFLAVGRSTPLGRAEQAIVTTAVSLLCADLNTEWGLLDSQRRHRLAVFKVATEGDVALAASIAESLDTDFPEGDLRVAVLGVPTGHEVELLEHAESDHGLRSLCALVAEWEKGRVVVLMPPAEGDVRTLESLLRRIPLARGAVSDPVSARELPQAWVQVRSVFNSAPGSAGKLAFASDVATAGLMRHLHNDEARGWAEALLAPLRDKDRTSKIDLRLTLRTFLANNGQSDASASALGIHRHTLRYRMGKVAEALERDIDDPTTRAELWIALLLDDRL from the coding sequence ATGTCGCTCACGGTCCGGAACCTGCTCGACCGCGCGGAGCTCCAGCTCCGGGCGATCGCGGGCTCGCCGGCGGCGCTGCGCGGCGAGCTCGCGTGGGCGCTGATCAGCGAGCTGCCGGACCCCTCGCCCTACATCGACGGGGGAGACCTCGTCCTCACGACCGGGTCCCGCCTGTCGCAGGGGCAGGCGGCGAGGCGGCAGTACGTCGGCCGTCTCAAGGATGCGGGCGCCGTGGCCCTCGGGTTCGGCGTGAGCGCCTTCTACCCGGAGGTGCCCGACGACCTCGCCGCCGCAGCGCAGGAGGCGGACCTGCCGCTCCTCTACGTCCCGGCCGCGACCGGCTTCAGCGTCATCGGGCGCCTGGTGTCGGACTACCTGTCCGACGAGCGGCAGAAGGAGCTGACGTTCGCGGTCAGCGCGCAGCGGGACCTCTCCCGCGCCTCGCTCTCGCCCTACGCGGCGCGGGCGATCGTGGAGCGCCTGGCCAAGGCGGTCCAGGGGTGGGCGCTCCTGCTCGACCACGACGGGGCCCTCCGCGCGGGCGTGCCGGCCGGTCGCACGCACCTCGCGCGGGTGCGCATCGACCTGCCCCGTCTGCGGGAGCGCGGCGGCGCGTCCAGCGTGAGCATGTCCGTGGCGGGGGAGTCCGTCGTGCTGCTCCCGCTGACGGTCCGGAGCAGCATCCGGGGCTTCCTCGCGGTCGGCCGCAGCACGCCGCTGGGTCGGGCGGAGCAGGCGATCGTGACCACGGCCGTGTCCCTGCTCTGCGCCGACCTCAACACCGAGTGGGGCCTGCTGGACAGCCAGCGGCGCCACCGCCTGGCCGTGTTCAAGGTCGCGACCGAGGGGGACGTCGCCCTCGCCGCCTCGATCGCGGAGTCCCTGGACACCGACTTCCCCGAGGGCGACCTGCGGGTCGCGGTGCTCGGCGTGCCGACCGGCCACGAGGTCGAGCTGCTCGAGCACGCCGAGAGCGACCACGGCCTGCGCAGCCTCTGCGCGCTCGTCGCGGAGTGGGAGAAGGGACGGGTGGTGGTGCTGATGCCGCCCGCGGAGGGCGACGTGCGCACGCTGGAGTCCCTGCTCCGCCGCATCCCGCTGGCCCGCGGCGCGGTCAGCGACCCGGTGTCGGCGCGGGAGCTGCCACAGGCCTGGGTCCAGGTGCGCTCGGTGTTCAACAGCGCGCCCGGCTCGGCCGGCAAGCTCGCCTTCGCCAGCGACGTGGCCACCGCCGGGCTCATGCGCCACCTGCACAACGACGAGGCGCGGGGTTGGGCGGAGGCGCTCCTGGCGCCGCTGCGGGACAAGGACCGCACCTCCAAGATCGACCTGCGGCTCACCCTGCGGACGTTCCTGGCGAACAACGGGCAGTCCGACGCCTCCGCCTCGGCGCTCGGCATCCACCGGCACACGCTGCGCTACCGGATGGGCAAGGTCGCGGAAGCGCTCGAGCGCGACATCGACGACCCGACGACGCGCGCCGAGCTCTGGATCGCCCTGCTGCTCGACGACCGGCTCTGA